The Papio anubis isolate 15944 chromosome 2, Panubis1.0, whole genome shotgun sequence region attttaatttttttatatttttatgcatttattacaTTCATTATCACATCACTCATTAGATGTATGATCATGTAGTGATCATATTCTCATGGTAATTTTGCTAACTGCATTCATGGTATGCTTATTAAATGGTGAAATATCATTCAAATGCATTCTCAAAGTAAACCTCTCCTtccaacaaaagaagaaaactatgttACAGAACATGTCTTAACATTTGatgtgcattagaatcacctgtaaaacttaattttaaaaaataaagatgtatccATATTTTTGTACATGATTCTTATTTGTACCAAAAattgatatatattattatagaAAGTTTACAATGTAAGTGAGGTTTTGCCAGCCATCAcagagctttcttcttttcacATGTGGGGTAAAcctatgaatatattataaaaggaaaattcaaagatgaaataagtattaaaaatacGATGCTTAATAGTTTATACTCCACTAAAAACACTTATTTGTTGGAATAAATCATTCAATTGCCTCAGTACTGTGAAGAGTCATAAATACTGTGTGAGTTCAGGAGACATAGATGGCATATCTAAAAAGGGTTCACGGAGGAAATACTTTAAGCTGGGTTTTCAATGACATGAGAATAGTATTAACATTTGTAGAGAATTTTATAGCTTACAGGGcactttttcctcattttattatttgtttttcacaaCCATCTGGTGACATTAAAGGGTAGCAGAGAAATGTGGGGAAGTGGGTGGGGGATGAGACTAATGCCAGAGACTGTGTGTGGTAGGTGGAGTGATTGTCGGAGATACTTAAAGGAATTTGAATGCaacaattcattcatttcattgaaCGAATTGAAAATTCATAAATATCCTGGAACCATCAAAAGATTTCAGGTAAGGAAGTAGCCTGTTCTCTTTTTTGATGATCTTAAGATTTTTAAACGTGAGCATCTgtatacattataattttatgagCCAAGATAGAGGACGTAGGCTGGGAGCGATGGcctacacctataatcccagtactttgggattccgaggtgggcagatcacttgaggccagaatcgagaccaatctggccaacatggtgaaactccgtctctactaaaaatacaaaaattagctgggtgtggtggcttatggctgtagtcccgctactggggaggctgaggcaggagaactacttgaacccaggaggcagaggttgcagtgagccaagatcgcgcaattgcactccagcctgggtgacagtgcaagactctgtctcaaaacaaacaaacaaacaaaaaaaaagaggatgtaGATAGAagtatggagaaagaaaaggaattctgTTTTGAATGAAAGGATTTTGAATTTGCTGTATCTGAAAAATCTAGGTAGTAAAGTCTAATTATAATTGACATTTAGAAATAAGTAGTTGGAATTCAGAACGGATTCCAAGTTGTAATGATGGATTTGTAGGAGCAAACTAAGTAAATGCAATAGGTCCGACTTTCACTCattctgcaaacatttattcagaGGTTACAATGTACCAACTTTTATGCTAACTATAGGGagatataaaaaatgaaacactgtCCCCTGTAATTTAGGAATTCAAAGTTAGGAGGTGaggacatacacatacacagatatttataaaacaaaattgaaatgttttttaaagataagttATTCTGGGTGGAAAGAATGGGGAATTTTAACTGTACCTCAGGGCAGAGACCAGGATAAGTGGGAAGAAAAACCTTCAGATTAGAGCTGATTCTCAAAAGAATGAATAGGAGGATCAGTAGGAATTTACTAGCTAAAGTGAAAATAAGATGTGGTAAGTTAAGGTCTGCCTGTGGGAAATCTAAGTAGTTCTGCAGGGTTACACAGCATGTAAGGGACTAAGAAAACGTGAGGCTGGCAAGGTAGTATCCCTCCCTGTAATCTCTACTATACCATATGTAGGCAGTatgacatacatacatatatatgatgttAAAGACATTATTATGGTATCTCCTCCAATCAAAATAAGCCTTTAGATTATTCCACACCACTAGAGAGACACTATTATAACTAAGATGGGTCGACAAAAGATTCCCAAGTAAAAGCTGATGCAATTATCCTTGAGTCATCAGTAAACGTTTCAAAGCTTGAGTACTATTCAGATAACTTCCAGGGGGGCTTATTATTCTGAGCCTTATATATCTTATTAGATTTGGAAAGATTATAACTGCCTTCTTTATGTGGGCCACATTTCCCCCCTTTCTGGATAAATAACATTACTtaataagcaaaataagtaatattttttcattatagcaCCGTAATAAAAGTTCCCATAAGCAGTTTTTTTTAAGCCTAGTTTATTTCTTGATGTGGAAAATTGATAAATctgttaaaatatgtataattttgacCCTTCTCTCAAAAAATATGAGATTTATACCTAAAATAATAAATGGGGGTCTAGAATTCTAAGAAATCTTAATCACCATAAGTTTATGAAACACCGTAAGTCCATTTTGTATTATGGATAGTGGGGCTTGtcaaatgtgaaaattaaataaattggaaGCTAAAATGCTATCTATTCCACATTATtctcaagttttaaaaacagagaaaggtatatatttaaagagttaaacaaggctactaaatatggaaaactgcacaatagaatactatgtttattcagctttcatttttaagagttgtattttttaaagatagactAATGTAACcatgttttgggaaaaaaaaagtagcactaatatttttatttttccaggttGAAGAAGAAGGCTTGCAAATTTGTGTCGAAATATGTGGTTGTGCTCTGCAACTCGACCTTCATGATGATCCCAAAACTAAATGtctgatttataaaacaattgcaCATTTTTTGCCAAATGATTTGGAGATCCTCAGGATTTGTGCACTCTCAATATTTTTTCTGGAGCGCTCCTTAGAAGCGTATCGTACTGTTGAAGAGCTTTACAAACGTCCAGATGAAGAATATAATGAAGGCACAAGTAGTGTTCAAAATCGTGTTCGTTTTGAATTGCTTCCAATTTTGAAAAAGGGATTGTTTTTTGACCCTGAATTTTGGAACTTTGTAATGATTAAGAAAAACTGCGTAGCATTATTGAGTGATAAATCAGTAGTTAGATTTCTAAATGAAAGCACACTGGAAAATAATGCAGGTAATCTAAAAAGGACAGAAGAACAGCAAGGTTTGGATGAAGGGTTTGACTCTCTTACAGATCAGAGCACTGGAGAGACTGATCCTGATGATGTATCTGGAGTGCAGCCTAAAGGTCATATTAATACGAAGAAAAACTTTACAGCTCTTAATACTTCCAAAGTAGATCACAATGTCCCAAGGCATCGTTGTATGTTATGTAACAAGGAATTTCTAGGTGGTCACATCGTAAGGCATGCCCAGGCTCATCAGAAAAAAGGCAGTTTTGCATGTGTAATATGTGGTAGGAAATTTAGAAACAGAGGACTTATGCAGAAGCATTTAAAGAATCATGTTAAGAAGATACAGAGACAGCAAATTGCTGCAGCTCAACAGGATGATCAGGAAGTCACTGCTTTGGGAGAAATCAATTGTTCTAATTCTTCCATTTCATTTGAAAATGGGAATTCGGACAGTAAAGATTTGGAAGTCGAGACTCTTACTGCTTCTAGTGAAGGAGACAAAGAAGTCATCCCTGAGCATGTGGCTGAGTTCATTGAAATCCCCATAAGTGCACCAGAAGATGTTACTgaaaatgttattgaaaatgGCAGTCCTGTAACTTCTTTAAATAATGTCTTGAAGCCTTTACCTGAATGTGGGGATGAttatgaggaggaagaggatgaagaaGGTGATTATGAAGAAGATGATTATGACCTGAATCAAGAAACTTCAGTAATTCATAAAATCAATGGAACTGTATGCCATCCAAAAGACATATATGCCACAGATCAAGAAGGAAACTTTAAGTGTCCTGCTCTTGGCTGTGTCCGGATATTTAAAAGAATTGGGTTTCTAAATAAACATGCAATGACCGTACATCCAACTGATTTAAACGTGCGTCAAACAGTAATGAAGTGGAgcaaaggaaaatgcaaattttgtCAAAGGCAATTTGAAGATTCTCAACATTTTATAGACCACCTTAATAGACACAGCTATccaaatgtgtatttttgtttgcattttaattgcAACGAGTCATTTAAGCTGCCATTCCAGCTTGCCCAGCACACAAAAAGTCACAGGATATTTCAAGCTCAGTGTAGTTTTCCAGAATGCCATGAGCTTTTTGAAGATCTTCCTCTGCTATATGAACATGAAGCTCAGCACTATTTAAGTAAAACACCAGAATCATCTGCACAACCAAGTGAAACAATTCTTTGGGATGTTCATACAGACTCAAATCctaatcatcaggaaaaagaCTCATCTAGTAATGAGAAACAAACTATTAGTCTGCCAGTTTCTACTAGCAAATCAAGGAAAGAGTCTACAGAACCAAAGACATGTATAGAAagtatggaaaagaaaacagacagtTTAGTTCAGAATGGAAATGAACGTTCTGATGACACTGTTTCAAATATAAGCTTGATAGACCAAAAGATGCCTGACATAGAGccaaattctgaaaataattgtAGCAGTAGTGATTTAGTCAATGGACATAGTGAAATAGAGCAAACACCTTTAGTTTCATCGGATCCTGCTTTGAAAATTGATACAAACAGAATCAGGACAGAAAATGGTTCCATTTTACCCAGTGTTGTACCACAAGAACACAATACCTTGCCAGTATCTCAGGCACCTTCCAAACCAAATCTGACAAGTGAACATACTTCATATGGCTTAATTTTAACAAAACCATACGTCAGACCATTGCCTCCCAGTTACCTTGACGAACGGTATCTTAGTATGCCAAAACGCAGAAAATTTCTGACTGATAGAGTAGATGCCTGTTCTGATCAAGATAACGTAtataaaaaatcagtgaaaagatTAAGATGTGGCAAATGCCTGACCACCTACTGTAATGCAGAAGCACTTGAGGCTCATCTTGCACAAAAGAAATGTCAGACACTCTTTGGATTTGATTCAGATGATGAAAGTAAGTCTTCTATCTTCTTAGTAGAGATatctgtaaaaaaagaaaatggcataaataaaactattatagATCTTTGAGATTTAAAAACTTGACATTTGTGTAGCACAGATAGTGAAGCATTACTCCATACGTTATTTCCTTTAATACATACAACCAGTATGAGGTGATACTAATATTCCTGTTTGATAGATCAAGCAACTGAAATTCACAAGTAATTTGCATAGGGCTTTGCCTATGAACTTGTGCAAGGCAGAATCTGAACACTGGTTTTTCATATTCTTTGATTATACTTCTTCCACTGTATCAAAAGTTCTTCTTCATTCCAAGTTTCTGtaataaaagttgtaattttgatgggaattatttttcatatgcaTTCCAGAATATAAATCAAGTGAATCTGTGTCTCTGTTACaaaaatagaagtagaaaaagaaccgaaaataagtgagaaacaaaatcagaaaaagagcTTGTCTTTCTACTAATAGCAATATCCTTTAACATGACAGGGTGTAAATTAAATAGGAATCTGACTTGGAATTCCGGTTGAACGtcaataaaatttgaattaaCAGATGTGTTCTGTTTTACAGGTGCctgatgaaaatatttcagaaagacCTATCAATCAAGCAGTAGTGTGAAAAAAACACTATAAGAAAATGCATCATCAGTTTGCTATTTCCCTGATGGCCTTAATTTTAGAGTGGTCTCGGATTACT contains the following coding sequences:
- the ZNF654 gene encoding zinc finger protein 654 isoform X6 produces the protein MALIKSCINHPEISKDLYFHQALFTCLFMSPVEDQLFREHLLKTDCKSGIDIICNAEKEGKTMLALQLCESFLIPQLQNGDMYCIWELIFIWSKLQLKSNPSKQVFVDQCYQLLRTATNVRVIFPFMKIIKDEVEEEGLQICVEICGCALQLDLHDDPKTKCLIYKTIAHFLPNDLEILRICALSIFFLERSLEAYRTVEELYKRPDEEYNEGTSSVQNRVRFELLPILKKGLFFDPEFWNFVMIKKNCVALLSDKSVVRFLNESTLENNAGNLKRTEEQQGLDEGFDSLTDQSTGETDPDDVSGVQPKGHINTKKNFTALNTSKVDHNVPRHRCMLCNKEFLGGHIVRHAQAHQKKGSFACVICGRKFRNRGLMQKHLKNHVKKIQRQQIAAAQQDDQEVTALGEINCSNSSISFENGNSDSKDLEVETLTASSEGDKEVIPEHVAEFIEIPISAPEDVTENVIENGSPVTSLNNVLKPLPECGDDYEEEEDEEGDYEEDDYDLNQETSVIHKINGTVCHPKDIYATDQEGNFKCPALGCVRIFKRIGFLNKHAMTVHPTDLNVRQTVMKWSKGKCKFCQRQFEDSQHFIDHLNRHSYPNVYFCLHFNCNESFKLPFQLAQHTKSHRIFQAQCSFPECHELFEDLPLLYEHEAQHYLSKTPESSAQPSETILWDVHTDSNPNHQEKDSSSNEKQTISLPVSTSKSRKESTEPKTCIESMEKKTDSLVQNGNERSDDTVSNISLIDQKMPDIEPNSENNCSSSDLVNGHSEIEQTPLVSSDPALKIDTNRIRTENGSILPSVVPQEHNTLPVSQAPSKPNLTSEHTSYGLILTKPYVRPLPPSYLDERYLSMPKRRKFLTDRVDACSDQDNVYKKSVKRLRCGKCLTTYCNAEALEAHLAQKKCQTLFGFDSDDESA
- the ZNF654 gene encoding zinc finger protein 654 isoform X2, with the protein product MAEEESDQEAERLGEELVAIVESPLGPVGLRAAGDGRGGAGSGNCGGGVGISSRDYCRRFCQVVEDYAGRWQVPLPQLQVLQTALCCFTTASASFPDECEHVQYVLSSLAVSFFELLLFFGRDEFYEEPLKDILGSFQECQNHLRRYGNVNLELVTRIIRDGGPWEDPVLQAVLKAQPASQEIVNKYLSSENPLFFELRARYLIACERIPEAMALIKSCINHPEISKDLYFHQALFTCLFMSPVEDQLFREHLLKTDCKSGIDIICNAEKEGKTMLALQLCESFLIPQLQNGDMYCIWELIFIWSKLQLKSNPSKQVFVDQCYQLLRTATNVRVIFPFMKIIKDEVEEEGLQICVEICGCALQLDLHDDPKTKCLIYKTIAHFLPNDLEILRICALSIFFLERSLEAYRTVEELYKRPDEEYNEGTSSVQNRVRFELLPILKKGLFFDPEFWNFVMIKKNCVALLSDKSVVRFLNESTLENNAGNLKRTEEQQGLDEGFDSLTDQSTGETDPDDVSGVQPKGHINTKKNFTALNTSKVDHNVPRHRCMLCNKEFLGGHIVRHAQAHQKKGSFACVICGRKFRNRGLMQKHLKNHVKKIQRQQIAAAQQDDQEVTALGEINCSNSSISFENGNSDSKDLEVETLTASSEGDKEVIPEHVAEFIEIPISAPEDVTENVIENGSPVTSLNNVLKPLPECGDDYEEEEDEEGDYEEDDYDLNQETSVIHKINGTVCHPKDIYATDQEGNFKCPALGCVRIFKRIGFLNKHAMTVHPTDLNVRQTVMKWSKGKCKFCQRQFEDSQHFIDHLNRHSYPNVYFCLHFNCNESFKLPFQLAQHTKSHRIFQAQCSFPECHELFEDLPLLYEHEAQHYLSKTPESSAQPSETILWDVHTDSNPNHQEKDSSSNEKQTISLPVSTSKSRKESTEPKTCIESMEKKTDSLVQNGNERSDDTVSNISLIDQKMPDIEPNSENNCSSSDLVNGHSEIEQTPLVSSDPALKIDTNRIRTENGSILPSVVPQEHNTLPVSQAPSKPNLTSEHTSYGLILTKPYVRPLPPSYLDERYLSMPKRRKFLTDRVDACSDQDNVYKKSVKRLRCGKCLTTYCNAEALEAHLAQKKCQTLFGFDSDDESA
- the ZNF654 gene encoding zinc finger protein 654 isoform X3; translated protein: MAEEESDQEAERLGEELVAIVESPLGPVGLRAAGDGRGGAGSGNCGGGVGISSRDYCRRFCQVVEDYAGRWQVPLPQLQVLQTALCCFTTASASFPDECEHVQYVLSSLAVSFFELLLFFGRDEFYEEPLKDILGSFQHLLKTDCKSGIDIICNAEKEGKTMLALQLCESFLIPQLQNGDMYCIWELIFIWSKLQLKSNPSKQVFVDQCYQLLRTATNVRVIFPFMKIIKDEVEEEGLQICVEICGCALQLDLHDDPKTKCLIYKTIAHFLPNDLEILRICALSIFFLERSLEAYRTVEELYKRPDEEYNEGTSSVQNRVRFELLPILKKGLFFDPEFWNFVMIKKNCVALLSDKSVVRFLNESTLENNAGNLKRTEEQQGLDEGFDSLTDQSTGETDPDDVSGVQPKGHINTKKNFTALNTSKVDHNVPRHRCMLCNKEFLGGHIVRHAQAHQKKGSFACVICGRKFRNRGLMQKHLKNHVKKIQRQQIAAAQQDDQEVTALGEINCSNSSISFENGNSDSKDLEVETLTASSEGDKEVIPEHVAEFIEIPISAPEDVTENVIENGSPVTSLNNVLKPLPECGDDYEEEEDEEGDYEEDDYDLNQETSVIHKINGTVCHPKDIYATDQEGNFKCPALGCVRIFKRIGFLNKHAMTVHPTDLNVRQTVMKWSKGKCKFCQRQFEDSQHFIDHLNRHSYPNVYFCLHFNCNESFKLPFQLAQHTKSHRIFQAQCSFPECHELFEDLPLLYEHEAQHYLSKTPESSAQPSETILWDVHTDSNPNHQEKDSSSNEKQTISLPVSTSKSRKESTEPKTCIESMEKKTDSLVQNGNERSDDTVSNISLIDQKMPDIEPNSENNCSSSDLVNGHSEIEQTPLVSSDPALKIDTNRIRTENGSILPSVVPQEHNTLPVSQAPSKPNLTSEHTSYGLILTKPYVRPLPPSYLDERYLSMPKRRKFLTDRVDACSDQDNVYKKSVKRLRCGKCLTTYCNAEALEAHLAQKKCQTLFGFDSDDESKSSIFLVEISVKKENGINKTIIDL
- the ZNF654 gene encoding zinc finger protein 654 isoform X5, which encodes MALIKSCINHPEISKDLYFHQALFTCLFMSPVEDQLFREHLLKTDCKSGIDIICNAEKEGKTMLALQLCESFLIPQLQNGDMYCIWELIFIWSKLQLKSNPSKQVFVDQCYQLLRTATNVRVIFPFMKIIKDEVEEEGLQICVEICGCALQLDLHDDPKTKCLIYKTIAHFLPNDLEILRICALSIFFLERSLEAYRTVEELYKRPDEEYNEGTSSVQNRVRFELLPILKKGLFFDPEFWNFVMIKKNCVALLSDKSVVRFLNESTLENNAGNLKRTEEQQGLDEGFDSLTDQSTGETDPDDVSGVQPKGHINTKKNFTALNTSKVDHNVPRHRCMLCNKEFLGGHIVRHAQAHQKKGSFACVICGRKFRNRGLMQKHLKNHVKKIQRQQIAAAQQDDQEVTALGEINCSNSSISFENGNSDSKDLEVETLTASSEGDKEVIPEHVAEFIEIPISAPEDVTENVIENGSPVTSLNNVLKPLPECGDDYEEEEDEEGDYEEDDYDLNQETSVIHKINGTVCHPKDIYATDQEGNFKCPALGCVRIFKRIGFLNKHAMTVHPTDLNVRQTVMKWSKGKCKFCQRQFEDSQHFIDHLNRHSYPNVYFCLHFNCNESFKLPFQLAQHTKSHRIFQAQCSFPECHELFEDLPLLYEHEAQHYLSKTPESSAQPSETILWDVHTDSNPNHQEKDSSSNEKQTISLPVSTSKSRKESTEPKTCIESMEKKTDSLVQNGNERSDDTVSNISLIDQKMPDIEPNSENNCSSSDLVNGHSEIEQTPLVSSDPALKIDTNRIRTENGSILPSVVPQEHNTLPVSQAPSKPNLTSEHTSYGLILTKPYVRPLPPSYLDERYLSMPKRRKFLTDRVDACSDQDNVYKKSVKRLRCGKCLTTYCNAEALEAHLAQKKCQTLFGFDSDDESKSSIFLVEISVKKENGINKTIIDL
- the ZNF654 gene encoding zinc finger protein 654 isoform X1, which codes for MAEEESDQEAERLGEELVAIVESPLGPVGLRAAGDGRGGAGSGNCGGGVGISSRDYCRRFCQVVEDYAGRWQVPLPQLQVLQTALCCFTTASASFPDECEHVQYVLSSLAVSFFELLLFFGRDEFYEEPLKDILGSFQECQNHLRRYGNVNLELVTRIIRDGGPWEDPVLQAVLKAQPASQEIVNKYLSSENPLFFELRARYLIACERIPEAMALIKSCINHPEISKDLYFHQALFTCLFMSPVEDQLFREHLLKTDCKSGIDIICNAEKEGKTMLALQLCESFLIPQLQNGDMYCIWELIFIWSKLQLKSNPSKQVFVDQCYQLLRTATNVRVIFPFMKIIKDEVEEEGLQICVEICGCALQLDLHDDPKTKCLIYKTIAHFLPNDLEILRICALSIFFLERSLEAYRTVEELYKRPDEEYNEGTSSVQNRVRFELLPILKKGLFFDPEFWNFVMIKKNCVALLSDKSVVRFLNESTLENNAGNLKRTEEQQGLDEGFDSLTDQSTGETDPDDVSGVQPKGHINTKKNFTALNTSKVDHNVPRHRCMLCNKEFLGGHIVRHAQAHQKKGSFACVICGRKFRNRGLMQKHLKNHVKKIQRQQIAAAQQDDQEVTALGEINCSNSSISFENGNSDSKDLEVETLTASSEGDKEVIPEHVAEFIEIPISAPEDVTENVIENGSPVTSLNNVLKPLPECGDDYEEEEDEEGDYEEDDYDLNQETSVIHKINGTVCHPKDIYATDQEGNFKCPALGCVRIFKRIGFLNKHAMTVHPTDLNVRQTVMKWSKGKCKFCQRQFEDSQHFIDHLNRHSYPNVYFCLHFNCNESFKLPFQLAQHTKSHRIFQAQCSFPECHELFEDLPLLYEHEAQHYLSKTPESSAQPSETILWDVHTDSNPNHQEKDSSSNEKQTISLPVSTSKSRKESTEPKTCIESMEKKTDSLVQNGNERSDDTVSNISLIDQKMPDIEPNSENNCSSSDLVNGHSEIEQTPLVSSDPALKIDTNRIRTENGSILPSVVPQEHNTLPVSQAPSKPNLTSEHTSYGLILTKPYVRPLPPSYLDERYLSMPKRRKFLTDRVDACSDQDNVYKKSVKRLRCGKCLTTYCNAEALEAHLAQKKCQTLFGFDSDDESKSSIFLVEISVKKENGINKTIIDL
- the ZNF654 gene encoding zinc finger protein 654 isoform X4, whose product is MAEEESDQEAERLGEELVAIVESPLGPVGLRAAGDGRGGAGSGNCGGGVGISSRDYCRRFCQVVEDYAGRWQVPLPQLQVLQTALCCFTTASASFPDECEHVQYVLSSLAVSFFELLLFFGRDEFYEEPLKDILGSFQHLLKTDCKSGIDIICNAEKEGKTMLALQLCESFLIPQLQNGDMYCIWELIFIWSKLQLKSNPSKQVFVDQCYQLLRTATNVRVIFPFMKIIKDEVEEEGLQICVEICGCALQLDLHDDPKTKCLIYKTIAHFLPNDLEILRICALSIFFLERSLEAYRTVEELYKRPDEEYNEGTSSVQNRVRFELLPILKKGLFFDPEFWNFVMIKKNCVALLSDKSVVRFLNESTLENNAGNLKRTEEQQGLDEGFDSLTDQSTGETDPDDVSGVQPKGHINTKKNFTALNTSKVDHNVPRHRCMLCNKEFLGGHIVRHAQAHQKKGSFACVICGRKFRNRGLMQKHLKNHVKKIQRQQIAAAQQDDQEVTALGEINCSNSSISFENGNSDSKDLEVETLTASSEGDKEVIPEHVAEFIEIPISAPEDVTENVIENGSPVTSLNNVLKPLPECGDDYEEEEDEEGDYEEDDYDLNQETSVIHKINGTVCHPKDIYATDQEGNFKCPALGCVRIFKRIGFLNKHAMTVHPTDLNVRQTVMKWSKGKCKFCQRQFEDSQHFIDHLNRHSYPNVYFCLHFNCNESFKLPFQLAQHTKSHRIFQAQCSFPECHELFEDLPLLYEHEAQHYLSKTPESSAQPSETILWDVHTDSNPNHQEKDSSSNEKQTISLPVSTSKSRKESTEPKTCIESMEKKTDSLVQNGNERSDDTVSNISLIDQKMPDIEPNSENNCSSSDLVNGHSEIEQTPLVSSDPALKIDTNRIRTENGSILPSVVPQEHNTLPVSQAPSKPNLTSEHTSYGLILTKPYVRPLPPSYLDERYLSMPKRRKFLTDRVDACSDQDNVYKKSVKRLRCGKCLTTYCNAEALEAHLAQKKCQTLFGFDSDDESA